One part of the Arabidopsis thaliana chromosome 1 sequence genome encodes these proteins:
- a CDS encoding MA3 domain-containing protein (MA3 domain-containing protein; CONTAINS InterPro DOMAIN/s: Initiation factor eIF-4 gamma, MA3 (InterPro:IPR003891); BEST Arabidopsis thaliana protein match is: MA3 domain-containing protein (TAIR:AT5G63190.2); Has 2025 Blast hits to 776 proteins in 110 species: Archae - 0; Bacteria - 0; Metazoa - 1297; Fungi - 8; Plants - 551; Viruses - 0; Other Eukaryotes - 169 (source: NCBI BLink).), with protein MEHQDLTDSRKDPLCISQLKISSSSLDPLPQANMAEDLTKSRRHSPIKVEGSEETWGVEDDDDLTDPIFDTIEGNGHSDPTSCFDADLSEYKKKATVIVEEYFGTNDVVSVVNELKELGMAEYRYYFVKKLVSMAMDRHDKEKEMAAFLLSTLYADVIDPPEVYRGFNKLVASADDLSVDIPDAVDVLAVFVARAIVDDILPPAFLKKQMKLLPDNSKGVEVLRKAEKSYLATPLHAEVVEKRWGGTDNWTAEDVKARINDLLKEYVMSGDKKEAFRCIKGLKVPFFHHEIVKRALIMAMERRKAQVRLLDLLKETIEVGLINSTQVTKGFSRIIDSIEDLSLDIPDARRILQSFISKAASEGWLCASSLKSLSADAGEKLLENSSANVFKDKAKSIIREYFLSGDTSEVVHCLDTELNASSSQLRAIFVKYLITLAMDRKKREKEMACVLVSTLGFPPKDVRSAFSMLIESADDTALDNPVVVEDLAMFLARAVVDEVLAPRDLEEVLNQTPEAGSSVGEKVIQMAKTLLKARLSGERILRCWGGGGIETNSPGSTVKEVKEKIQILLEEYVSGGDLREASRCVKELGMPFFHHEVVKKSVVRIIEEKENEERLWKLLKVCFDSGLVTIYQMTKGFKRVDESLEDLSLDVPDAAKKFSSCVERGKLEGFLDESFASEDSQSKKQNGSSSSSG; from the exons ATGGAGCACCAAGACCTTACAGATTCGAGAAAGGATCCTCTTTGCATTTCtcaattgaaaatttcttcttcttctctcgaCCCATTGCCTCAGGCCAACATGGCAGAGGATTTAACAAAGAGTCGTAGACATTCACCTATAAAAG TGGAAGGGAGTGAAGAAACTTGGGGagtagaagatgatgatgacctTACTGACCCTATTTTTGATACCATTGAG GGCAATGGACATTCAGATCCAACAAGCTGCTTCGATGCTGATTTAAGTGAGTACAAAAAGAAGGCCACAGTAATCGTTGAGGAATACTTTGGCACCAATGATGTTGTCTCTGTTGTTAATGAACTAAAGGAGCTTGGAATGGCTGAGTACCGTTATTATTTTGTCAAGAAGTTAGTCTCCATGGCTATGGATAGACatgacaaagagaaagaaatggcTGCTTTTCTCCTCTCTACCCTTTATGCCGACGTCATTGATCCCCCAGAAGTTTACAGAGGTTTCAACAAACTGGTCGCTTCTGCTGATGATTTATCTGTTGATATTCCCGATGCAGTTGATGTTCTTGCTGTCTTTGTGGCTCGGGCAATTGTTGACGACATTCTTCCTCCTGCGTTTCTCAAGAAGCAAATGAAATTGCTGCCAGATAACTCCAAAGGTGTTGAGGTTTTGAGAAAGGCTGAGAAGAGCTATCTAGCGACTCCGCTTCATGCTGAAGTTGTTGAGAAGAGATGGGGAGGGACTGATAATTGGACTGCTGAGGATGTGAAAGCTAGAATTAACGACTTGTTGAAAGAGTATGTCATGAGTGGagacaaaaaagaagcttTTAGATGCATCAAAGGATTGAAAGTTCCTTTCTTTCATCATGAGATTGTCAAACGAGCACTGATCATGGCAATGGAAAGGCGAAAAGCTCAAGTCAGGCTGCTAGATCTGTTGAAAGAAACGATTGAGGTTGGTCTCATAAACTCCACTCAGGTGACAAAAGGGTTTAGCAGAATCATTGATTCAATCGAAGATTTGTCTCTTGACATACCAGACGCACGCCGTATTTTACAGTCTTTCATCTCTAAAGCGGCTTCTGAAGGATGGTTATGTGCTTCTTCTCTGAAATCACTCTCTGCTGATGCAGGAGAAAAGTTACTTGAAAACTCCAGCGCCAATGTTTTTAAAGACAAGGCGAAGTCGATCATCCGAGAGTATTTCCTTTCAGGTGACACTTCAGAGGTCGTACATTGTCTAGACACCGAATTGAATGCATCTTCGAGTCAGCTACGCGCAATCTTTGTCAAATATCTGATAACTCTAGCAATGGACaggaagaaaagagagaaggagatggCTTGTGTGCTCGTCTCTACTCTTGGTTTCCCTCCCAAAGATGTCAGAAGCGCATTCTCGATGCTCATAGAATCTGCAGACGACACTGCTTTGGACAACCCAGTGGTTGTTGAAGACCTTGCCATGTTCTTAGCAAGAGCTGTGGTTGACGAGGTGTTAGCTCCACGGGATTTGGAAGAAGTGTTAAATCAGACTCCCGAGGCAGGCTCAAGTGTGGGCGAGAAAGTGATTCAAATGGCGAAAACATTGCTGAAAGCACGTCTTTCCGGTGAAAGGATCTTACGTTGCTGGGGAGGAGGAGGAATTGAGACAAACTCGCCGGGATCCACAGTGAAGGAAGTGAAAGAGAAGATCCAGATTCTTCTAGAAGAGTATGTCTCTGGTGGAGACCTCAGAGAAGCTAGTAGGTGCGTAAAGGAACTAGGAATGCCGTTTTTTCACCACGAAGTAGTGAAGAAGTCAGTAGTGAGGATCatagaagagaaggagaacgAGGAACGGTTATGGAAGCTACTAAAAGTGTGTTTTGATTCAGGACTAGTGACGATATATCAGATGactaaagggtttaaaagagTTGATGAATCACTTGAAGATCTGTCTTTGGATGTCCCTGATGCTGCCAAAAAGTTTTCAAGTTGCGTTGAAAGAGGCAAGCTTGAAGGGTTCTTGGACGAATCATTCGCTTCTGAGGATTCGCAAAGTAAGAAACAGAACGgctcgtcttcttcctctggaTGA
- the RABG3B gene encoding RAB GTPase homolog G3B (RAB GTPase homolog G3B (RABG3B); FUNCTIONS IN: GTP binding; INVOLVED IN: intracellular protein transport, signal transduction, nucleocytoplasmic transport, protein transport, small GTPase mediated signal transduction; LOCATED IN: vacuole; EXPRESSED IN: 21 plant structures; EXPRESSED DURING: 12 growth stages; CONTAINS InterPro DOMAIN/s: Ran GTPase (InterPro:IPR002041), Ras (InterPro:IPR013753), Ras small GTPase, Ras type (InterPro:IPR003577), Small GTPase, Rho type (InterPro:IPR003578), Small GTP-binding protein (InterPro:IPR005225), Ras GTPase (InterPro:IPR001806), Small GTPase (InterPro:IPR020851), Ras small GTPase, Rab type (InterPro:IPR003579); BEST Arabidopsis thaliana protein match is: RAB GTPase homolog G3A (TAIR:AT4G09720.1); Has 25691 Blast hits to 25666 proteins in 724 species: Archae - 21; Bacteria - 135; Metazoa - 13533; Fungi - 3489; Plants - 2837; Viruses - 20; Other Eukaryotes - 5656 (source: NCBI BLink).): MSTRRRTLLKVIILGDSGVGKTSLMNQYVNNKFSQQYKATIGADFVTKELQIDDRLVTLQIWDTAGQERFQSLGVAFYRGADCCVLVYDVNHLKSFESLDNWHNEFLTRASPRDPMAFPFILLGNKVDIDGGNSRVVSEKKAREWCAEKGNIVYFETSAKEDYNVDDSFLCITKLALANERDQDIYFQPDTGSVPEQRGGCAC, from the exons ATGTCGACGCGAAGACGAACTTTACTCAAAGTTATAATTCTTGGAGACAGCGG GGTTGGCAAAACATCGTTGATGAATCA ATATGTGAATAACAAGTTTAGTCAACAGTACAAAGCTACGATCGGAGCTGATTTTGTCACTAAGGAGCTTCAAATTGATGACAGGCTTGTCACATTGCAA ATATGGGACACTGCTGGGCAAGAGAGGTTTCAAAGTCTTGGTGTTGCTTTCTATAGAGGTGCAGATTGTTGTGTTCTTGTCTATGATGTGAATCACTTGAAGTCATTTGAATCTCTCGACAATTGGCACAACGAGTTTCTTACacgg GCTAGTCCACGTGACCCAATGGCATTCCCTTTTATACTTCTTGGTAATAAGGTTGATATTGATGGAGGAAATAGCCGAGTG GTATCTGAGAAGAAGGCTAGAGAATGGTGTGCTGAAAAGGGAAACATAGTCTATTTCGAGACATCGGCTAAAGAAGATTACAATGTCGATGACTCCTTCTTGTGCATCACAAAACTTGCCCTTGCAAATGAACGCGACCAAGATAT ATATTTCCAGCCAGATACTGGTTCGGTGCCTGAGCAAAGAGGAGGTTGTGCTTGCTGA
- a CDS encoding uncharacterized protein (unknown protein; FUNCTIONS IN: molecular_function unknown; INVOLVED IN: biological_process unknown; LOCATED IN: vacuole; EXPRESSED IN: 23 plant structures; EXPRESSED DURING: 15 growth stages; CONTAINS InterPro DOMAIN/s: Protein of unknown function DUF1475 (InterPro:IPR009943); Has 35333 Blast hits to 34131 proteins in 2444 species: Archae - 798; Bacteria - 22429; Metazoa - 974; Fungi - 991; Plants - 531; Viruses - 0; Other Eukaryotes - 9610 (source: NCBI BLink).) has protein sequence MATTSLVTGLKVVLPVMFCLMLATLVYTIITDGLPLPDRQDVFTPWFVTTILDFYINLVPIAVWIVYKESTWSGSILWTILLIIFGSLTTCVYLFLQLLKLTNQEASEDPMYYLLLRDSIKDGVGLRDKNSLVVTARFVFGALGCVMLGALVYTCFTYGSPFHMELLYPWMVVLLVNFYIDVAVLSVWVVYKESSLIIGILWVALLIGLGSVGTSAVIVVQLFRLSPLDPLYLVLVNNSNR, from the exons ATGGCGACGACTAGTTTAGTGACCGGACTAAAAGTGGTATTACCGGTTATGTTCTGTCTGATGCTAGCGACTCTTGTCTACACCATCATCACCGATGGCCTTCCTTTACCTGATCGTCAAGATGTCTTCACACC ATGGTTCGTTACGACAATTTTGGATTTCTACATTAATCTTGTACCTATAGCG GTTTGGATTGTGTATAAGGAGTCTACATGGTCTGGTTCAATACTTTGGACCATTTTGCTCATCATTTTTGGCAG ccTCACGACATGTGTGTATCTGTTTCTGCAACTTCTCAAGCTGACAAATCAAGAAGCTTCAGAAGATCCTATGTACTATTTGTTACTTCGAGATTCAATCAA GGATGGAGTTGGTCTGAGAGACAAGAATTCACTTGTTGTCACTGCAAGATTTGTGTTTGGTGCCTTAGGATGTGTGATGCTAGGAGCTTTGGTTTACACTTGCTTCACTTATGGTTCTCCTTTCCACATGGAGCTTCTATACCC GTGGATGGTGGTTTTATTGGTTAACTTCTACATTGATGTTGCTGTCTTATCA GTTTGGGTTGTCTATAAAGAATCTAGTTTGATCATTGGAATTCTATGGGTTGCTCTATTGATAGGTCTTGGCAG CGTTGGCACGAGCGCAGTCATTGTCGTGCAGCTATTCCGTCTGTCTCCTCTCGACCCGCTCTACCTCGTTCTAGTGAACAACAGCAATCG TTAA
- a CDS encoding uncharacterized protein (unknown protein; FUNCTIONS IN: molecular_function unknown; INVOLVED IN: biological_process unknown; LOCATED IN: vacuole; EXPRESSED IN: 23 plant structures; EXPRESSED DURING: 15 growth stages; CONTAINS InterPro DOMAIN/s: Protein of unknown function DUF1475 (InterPro:IPR009943); Has 185 Blast hits to 155 proteins in 21 species: Archae - 0; Bacteria - 8; Metazoa - 3; Fungi - 0; Plants - 64; Viruses - 0; Other Eukaryotes - 110 (source: NCBI BLink).), with the protein MATTSLVTGLKVVLPVMFCLMLATLVYTIITDGLPLPDRQDVFTPWFVTTILDFYINLVPIAVWIVYKESTWSGSILWTILLIIFGSLTTCVYLFLQLLKLTNQEASEDPMYYLLLRDSIKDGVGLRDKNSLVVTARFVFGALGCVMLGALVYTCFTYGSPFHMELLYPWMVVLLVNFYIDVAVLSVWVVYKESSLIIGILWVALLIGLGSVGTSAVIVVQLFRLSPLDPLYLVLVNNSNRKQS; encoded by the exons ATGGCGACGACTAGTTTAGTGACCGGACTAAAAGTGGTATTACCGGTTATGTTCTGTCTGATGCTAGCGACTCTTGTCTACACCATCATCACCGATGGCCTTCCTTTACCTGATCGTCAAGATGTCTTCACACC ATGGTTCGTTACGACAATTTTGGATTTCTACATTAATCTTGTACCTATAGCG GTTTGGATTGTGTATAAGGAGTCTACATGGTCTGGTTCAATACTTTGGACCATTTTGCTCATCATTTTTGGCAG ccTCACGACATGTGTGTATCTGTTTCTGCAACTTCTCAAGCTGACAAATCAAGAAGCTTCAGAAGATCCTATGTACTATTTGTTACTTCGAGATTCAATCAA GGATGGAGTTGGTCTGAGAGACAAGAATTCACTTGTTGTCACTGCAAGATTTGTGTTTGGTGCCTTAGGATGTGTGATGCTAGGAGCTTTGGTTTACACTTGCTTCACTTATGGTTCTCCTTTCCACATGGAGCTTCTATACCC GTGGATGGTGGTTTTATTGGTTAACTTCTACATTGATGTTGCTGTCTTATCA GTTTGGGTTGTCTATAAAGAATCTAGTTTGATCATTGGAATTCTATGGGTTGCTCTATTGATAGGTCTTGGCAG CGTTGGCACGAGCGCAGTCATTGTCGTGCAGCTATTCCGTCTGTCTCCTCTCGACCCGCTCTACCTCGTTCTAGTGAACAACAGCAATCG GAAGCAAAGTTAA
- a CDS encoding uncharacterized protein (unknown protein; CONTAINS InterPro DOMAIN/s: Protein of unknown function DUF1475 (InterPro:IPR009943); Has 186 Blast hits to 155 proteins in 21 species: Archae - 0; Bacteria - 8; Metazoa - 3; Fungi - 0; Plants - 65; Viruses - 0; Other Eukaryotes - 110 (source: NCBI BLink).) gives MATTSLVTGLKVVLPVMFCLMLATLVYTIITDGLPLPDRQDVFTPWFVTTILDFYINLVPIAVWIVYKESTWSGSILWTILLIIFGSLTTCVYLFLQLLKLTNQEASEDPMYYLLLRDSIKDGVGLRDKNSLVVTARFVFGALGCVMLGALVYTCFTYGSPFHMELLYPWMVVLLVNFYIDVAVLSVWVVYKESSLIIGILWVALLIGLGSVGTSAVIVVQLFRLSPLDPLYLVLVNNSNRAGDMYERTHSAALRIM, from the exons ATGGCGACGACTAGTTTAGTGACCGGACTAAAAGTGGTATTACCGGTTATGTTCTGTCTGATGCTAGCGACTCTTGTCTACACCATCATCACCGATGGCCTTCCTTTACCTGATCGTCAAGATGTCTTCACACC ATGGTTCGTTACGACAATTTTGGATTTCTACATTAATCTTGTACCTATAGCG GTTTGGATTGTGTATAAGGAGTCTACATGGTCTGGTTCAATACTTTGGACCATTTTGCTCATCATTTTTGGCAG ccTCACGACATGTGTGTATCTGTTTCTGCAACTTCTCAAGCTGACAAATCAAGAAGCTTCAGAAGATCCTATGTACTATTTGTTACTTCGAGATTCAATCAA GGATGGAGTTGGTCTGAGAGACAAGAATTCACTTGTTGTCACTGCAAGATTTGTGTTTGGTGCCTTAGGATGTGTGATGCTAGGAGCTTTGGTTTACACTTGCTTCACTTATGGTTCTCCTTTCCACATGGAGCTTCTATACCC GTGGATGGTGGTTTTATTGGTTAACTTCTACATTGATGTTGCTGTCTTATCA GTTTGGGTTGTCTATAAAGAATCTAGTTTGATCATTGGAATTCTATGGGTTGCTCTATTGATAGGTCTTGGCAG CGTTGGCACGAGCGCAGTCATTGTCGTGCAGCTATTCCGTCTGTCTCCTCTCGACCCGCTCTACCTCGTTCTAGTGAACAACAGCAATCG GGCTGGAGATATGTACGAGCGCACTCATTCTGCGGCTTTGCGCATAATGTGA
- a CDS encoding uncharacterized protein (unknown protein; FUNCTIONS IN: molecular_function unknown; INVOLVED IN: biological_process unknown; LOCATED IN: vacuole; EXPRESSED IN: 23 plant structures; EXPRESSED DURING: 15 growth stages; CONTAINS InterPro DOMAIN/s: Protein of unknown function DUF1475 (InterPro:IPR009943); Has 185 Blast hits to 155 proteins in 21 species: Archae - 0; Bacteria - 8; Metazoa - 3; Fungi - 0; Plants - 64; Viruses - 0; Other Eukaryotes - 110 (source: NCBI BLink).), with the protein MATTSLVTGLKVVLPVMFCLMLATLVYTIITDGLPLPDRQDVFTPWFVTTILDFYINLVPIAVWIVYKESTWSGSILWTILLIIFGSLTTCVYLFLQLLKLTNQEASEDPMYYLLLRDSIKDGVGLRDKNSLVVTARFVFGALGCVMLGALVYTCFTYGSPFHMELLYPWMVVLLVNFYIDVAVLSVWVVYKESSLIIGILWVALLIGLGSVGTSAVIVVQLFRLSPLDPLYLVLVNNSNRKVKSKG; encoded by the exons ATGGCGACGACTAGTTTAGTGACCGGACTAAAAGTGGTATTACCGGTTATGTTCTGTCTGATGCTAGCGACTCTTGTCTACACCATCATCACCGATGGCCTTCCTTTACCTGATCGTCAAGATGTCTTCACACC ATGGTTCGTTACGACAATTTTGGATTTCTACATTAATCTTGTACCTATAGCG GTTTGGATTGTGTATAAGGAGTCTACATGGTCTGGTTCAATACTTTGGACCATTTTGCTCATCATTTTTGGCAG ccTCACGACATGTGTGTATCTGTTTCTGCAACTTCTCAAGCTGACAAATCAAGAAGCTTCAGAAGATCCTATGTACTATTTGTTACTTCGAGATTCAATCAA GGATGGAGTTGGTCTGAGAGACAAGAATTCACTTGTTGTCACTGCAAGATTTGTGTTTGGTGCCTTAGGATGTGTGATGCTAGGAGCTTTGGTTTACACTTGCTTCACTTATGGTTCTCCTTTCCACATGGAGCTTCTATACCC GTGGATGGTGGTTTTATTGGTTAACTTCTACATTGATGTTGCTGTCTTATCA GTTTGGGTTGTCTATAAAGAATCTAGTTTGATCATTGGAATTCTATGGGTTGCTCTATTGATAGGTCTTGGCAG CGTTGGCACGAGCGCAGTCATTGTCGTGCAGCTATTCCGTCTGTCTCCTCTCGACCCGCTCTACCTCGTTCTAGTGAACAACAGCAATCG CAAAGTTAAAAGTAAAGGCTAA
- the PAB3 gene encoding poly(A) binding protein 3 (poly(A) binding protein 3 (PAB3); CONTAINS InterPro DOMAIN/s: Polyadenylate-binding protein/Hyperplastic disc protein (InterPro:IPR002004), RNA recognition motif, RNP-1 (InterPro:IPR000504), Polyadenylate binding protein, human types 1, 2, 3, 4 (InterPro:IPR006515), Nucleotide-binding, alpha-beta plait (InterPro:IPR012677); BEST Arabidopsis thaliana protein match is: poly(A)-binding protein 5 (TAIR:AT1G71770.2); Has 52215 Blast hits to 23458 proteins in 902 species: Archae - 22; Bacteria - 3112; Metazoa - 26727; Fungi - 6853; Plants - 9433; Viruses - 0; Other Eukaryotes - 6068 (source: NCBI BLink).): MAAAVATGVAPATMVDQVPSPTAQTSVQVPVSIPLPSPVVVADQTHPNSSLYAGDLDPKVTEAHLFDLFKHVANVVSVRVCRDQNRRSLGYAYINFSNPNDAYRAMEALNYTPLFDRPIRIMLSNRDPSTRLSGKGNIFIKNLDASIDNKALFETFSSFGTILSCKVAMDVTGRSKGYGFVQFEKEESAQAAIDKLNGMLMNDKQVFVGHFIRRQERARDENTPTPRFTNVYVKNLPKEIGEDELRKTFGKFGVISSAVVMRDQSGNSRCFGFVNFECTEAAASAVEKMNGISLGDDVLYVGRAQKKSEREEELRRKFEQERINRFEKSQGANLYLKNLDDSVDDEKLKEMFSEYGNVTSSKVMLNPQGMSRGFGFVAYSNPEEALRALSEMNGKMIGRKPLYIALAQRKEDRRAHLQALFSQIRAPGPMSGFHHPPGGPMPGPPQHMYVGQNGASMVPSQPIGYGFQPQFMPGMRPGSGPGNFIVPYPLQRQPQTGPRMGFRRGATNVQQHIQQQQLMHRNPSPGMRYMNGASNGRNGMDSSVPQGILPPIIPLPIDASSISHQKAPLLPISKLTSSLASASPADRTRMLGEQLYPLVERHEPLHVAKVTGMLLEMDQAEILHLMESPEALKSKVSEALDVLRLSVDPTDHDLGFSTTD; encoded by the exons ATGGCGGCGGCGGTTGCCACAGGTGTTGCACCGGCGACAATGGTTGATCAAGTTCCCAGTCCGACGGCGCAGACTTCGGTTCAGGTTCCGGTTTCAATACCTCTTCCATCCCCGGTCGTGGTAGCCGATCAAACCCACCCGAACTCGTCGCTCTATGCCGGTGATCTGGACCCGAAAGTTACTGAAGCACATCTATTTGATTTGTTCAAACATGTTGCTAATGTCGTCTCGGTAAGAGTTTGCCGCGATCAGAATCGTCGATCTTTGGGATATGCCTACATCAATTTCAGTAACCCTAACGATG CTTACCGTGCAATGGAGGCCTTGAACTACACTCCCCTCTTTGATAGGCCCATTCGGATCATGCTTTCGAACCGTGACCCAAGCACGCGATTGAGCGGCAAAGGaaacattttcatcaaaaacctTGACGCTTCAATCGACAACAAGGCCTTGTTCGAGACGTTTTCAAGTTTTGGAACCATCCTCTCATGCAAAGTTGCAATGGACGTGACTGGCCGGTCCAAGGGGTATGGATTTGTCCAGTTCGAGAAGGAGGAATCGGCTCAAGCCGCAATTGACAAGCTAAACGGAATGTTAATGAACGACAAGCAAGTTTTTGTGGGACACTTCATCAGACGTCAAGAGCGTGCTCGTGATGAAAACACCCCTACACCGCGTTTCACTAACGTGTACGTCAAGAATCTCCCCAAGGAGATTGGTGAGGACGAGCTACGAAAAACGTTTGGTAAATTTGGAGTGATATCGAGCGCAGTTGTAATGAGGGACCAGAGCGGAAACTCGAGGTGTTTCGGGTTTGTGAATTTTGAGTGCACTGAAGCAGCGGCTTCGGCGGTTGAGAAGATGAATGGAATTAGCTTAGGGGATGATGTGTTGTACGTTGGGAGGGCGCAAAAGAAGTctgagagagaggaagagctAAGAAGGAAGTTTGAGCAAGAGAGGATAAACCGGTTTGAGAAATCTCAAGGAGCGAACCTGTATTTGAAGAATCTTGATGATAGTGTTGATGATGAGAAACTCAAGGAGATGTTCTCTGAGTATGGAAATGTGACATCCTCCAag GTTATGCTTAATCCACAAGGAATGAGCAgaggatttggttttgttgctTATTCCAATCCTGAAGAAGCTTTAAGAGCC CTGAGTGAAATGAATGGGAAGATGATCGGAAGAAAACCTCTATACATAGCTCTTGCGCAGCGCAAAGAAGATAGACGAGCACACTTAcag GCGTTGTTTTCACAGATTAGAGCACCAGGGCCAATGTCAGGGTTCCATCACCCGCCAGGTGGACCAATGCCCGGTCCACCTCAACACATGTACGTAGGCCAAAACGGAGCAAGTATGGTCCCGTCCCAGCCCATTGGATATGGATTCCAGCCTCAGTTCATGCCCGGGATGCGTCCAGGTTCTGGCCCGGGCAACTTCATCGTGCCTTATCCGCTTCAAAGACAACCTCAGACCGGTCCTCGTATGGGATTCAGGCGTGGTGCTACTAACGTGCAACAACacatccaacaacaacaa CTTATGCACCGTAACCCGTCCCCGGGAATGAGATATATGAACGGTGCGAGTAACGGGAGGAACGGAATGGATTCGAGTGTTCCTCAAGGAATCTTACCTCCTATCATTCCTTTGCCAATAGATGCTTCTTCGATCTCTCACCAGAAAGCTCCTCTCCTTCCAATCTCTAAGCTCACTTCTTCCTTAGCTTCTGCTAGTCCAGCTGATCGCACTCGG ATGCTTGGAGAACAACTGTACCCACTTGTGGAAAGGCACGAACCACTTCACGTGGCTAAAGTCACAGGAATGTTGTTGGAGATGGATCAAGCTGAGATCTTGCACCTGATGGAGTCACCAGAGGCACTCAAGTCTAAAGTATCCGAGGCTTTGGATGTTCTCAGGCTATCTGTTGATCCAACTGATCATGATCTTGGTTTCTCTACCACCGACTGA